Proteins encoded together in one Hevea brasiliensis isolate MT/VB/25A 57/8 chromosome 16, ASM3005281v1, whole genome shotgun sequence window:
- the LOC110673294 gene encoding auxin efflux carrier component 6, giving the protein MITGDDFYKVMCAMVPLYFAMLVAYGSVKWWKIFTPEQCSGINRFVAVFAVPVLSFHFISQNNPYQMDTKFILADTLSKVIVLVILSVWAIFFNGGLDWLITLFSVATLPNTLVMGIPLLMAMYGDFTQSLMVQVVVLQCIIWYTLLLFLFEYRAATLLIKTQFPGPTAASITKIELDNDVISLDGRDPLRTESETDGIGRIRVRIRRSTSSAPDSVLSSSICLTPRPSNLSNAEIFSVNTPAPFHEYNINPNTNNGYSHYNHGANNEIIICNGDLGFGYRSGTSPRLSGYASSDAYSLQPTPRASNFNELDVTNAAGTPYWVRSPVAGKFFRHPSPAVPEVRMVWGESPGKGQNGGTGGGKDITEKEISFRDSSKTTAPEETNSKDAATGGQEMPRAFVMLKLILIVVGRKLSRNPNTYSSVLGLLWSLISFKWNVGMPSLVKYSIKIISDAGLGMAMFSLGLFMALQPRIIACGKKRATMGMAIRFICGPVVMSAASVAVGLRGLRLRAAIVQAALPQGIVPFVFAREYGLHPDILSTGVIFGMLVSLPVTLLYYICLGL; this is encoded by the exons ATGATAACTGGAGATGATTTTTACAAGGTGATGTGTGCAATGGTGCCTCTGTATTTTGCAATGCTGGTTGCATATGGGTCAGTGAAATGGTGGAAGATATTCACACCAGAGCAATGTTCAGGGATCAACAGATTTGTTGCTGTTTTTGCAGTCCCAGTTCTATCTTTCCACTTCATATCTCAAAATAATCCATACCAAATGGACACCAAGTTCATATTGGCTGATACTCTATCCAAGGTCATAGTCCTTGTTATTCTCTCAGTTTGGGCTATTTTCTTTAATGGAGGATTGGATTGGCTCATCACTCTCTTCTCAGTTGCTACTTTGCCTAACACCCTTGTCATGGGCATCCCTTTGCTTATGGCCATGTATGGAGATTTCACTCAAAGTCTCATGGTGCAGGTGGTGGTTCTTCAGTGCATCATTTG GTACACTCTTTTGCTCTTCCTCTTCGAGTACAGAGCAGCAACTCTCTTAATCAAAACCCAATTCCCAGGACCCACAGCTGCCTCCATTACCAAAATTGAACTGGACAACGACGTCATCTCCCTCGATGGCCGGGACCCACTCCGCACTGAATCAGAAACCGACGGAATCGGACGCATCCGAGTCCGCATCCGGAGGTCCACTTCTTCCGCCCCGGACTCCGTCTTATCATCCTCCATCTGCCTTACTCCTAGACCGTCAAACCTTTCCAACGCTGAAATCTTTTCCGTTAACACTCCTGCACCATTTCACGAATACAATATTAATCCGAATACGAATAATGGTTACAGTCATTATAACCACGGAGCAAACAACGAGATAATAATATGTAATGGGGATTTGGGTTTTGGGTATCGGTCCGGAACTAGTCCAAGGTTGTCGGGATACGCATCGTCGGACGCTTACTCGTTGCAGCCGACTCCAAGGGCGTCGAATTTTAACGAGCTGGACGTGACAAACGCTGCAGGTACGCCATACTGGGTCAGGTCTCCAGTAGCCGGAAAATTTTTCAGGCATCCATCCCCGGCAGTTCCCGAGGTGAGGATGGTGTGGGGAGAGTCACCAGGAAAGGGTCAAAACGGTGGAACCGGTGGCGGCAAAGATATTACAG AAAAGGAAATTAGCTTTAGAGACAGTTCCAAAACGACGGCGCCAGAGGAGACAAATTCAAAAGATGCAGCAACCGGCGGCCAAGAAATGCCTCGTGCCTTTGTGATGCTGAAACTCATACTCATTGTAGTCGGACGGAAGCTTTCCCGGAACCCAAATACATACTCAAGTGTCTTAGGCCTTCTCTGGTCTTTAATCTCATTCAA ATGGAATGTGGGAATGCCGAGTCTGGTAAAATACTCAATCAAAATCATATCAGATGCAGGGCTTGGAATGGCCATGTTCAGTTTAG GGTTGTTCATGGCCCTTCAACCTCGAATAATTGCATGTGGCAAGAAAAGGGCGACAATGGGGATGGCGATCCGCTTCATTTGCGGCCCTGTAGTGATGTCAGCTGCTTCTGTCGCTGTTGGTCTAAGAGGGCTTCGGCTACGTGCTGCCATAGTGCAG GCAGCACTTCCACAAGGGATTGTACCATTTGTCTTCGCAAGGGAATATGGATTACATCCTGACATATTAAGCACAGG GGTCATTTTTGGGATGCTAGTTTCTTTACCAGTAACACTGCTCTATTACATATGCCTAGGCCTATGA
- the LOC110673335 gene encoding putative transcription elongation factor SPT5 homolog 1 produces MPRHRDEDYEELDVEDEEYDDQEQQLMDDEEEEEEDRGGSSRKRRRSDFIDDVAEEDDEEEEEEDEDNEYGGGGRRQKAKRRSGTQFFDLEAEVDSDDDEEDEEDAEDDFIVDTGADLPDEDDSRRVHRRPLLPREDDQEDVEALERSIQARYARSSHTEYDEETTDVEQQALLPSVRDPKLWMVKCAIGRERETAVCLMQKCIDKGSELQIRSAIALDHLKNYIYIEADKEAHVREACKGLRNIYGQKIMLVPIKEMTDVLSVESKAIDLSRDTWVRMKIGTYKGDLAKVVDVDNVRQRVTVKLIPRIDLQALANKLEGREVVKKKAFVPPPRFMNVDEARELHIRVERRRDPMTGDYFENIGGMLFKDGFLYKTVSMKSISAMNIKPTFDELEKFRTPGENGDGDMASLSTLFANRKKGHFVKGDAVIVVKGDLKNLKGWVEKVDEENVHIRPEMKDLPRTIAVNEKELCKYFEPGNHVKVVSGTQEGATGMVVKVEQHVLIILSDTTKEHIRVFADDVVESSEVTTGVTKIGEYELHDLVLLDNMSFGVIIRVEIEAFQVLKGVPERPEVALVRLREIKCKIEKKFNVQDRYKNTISAKDVVRIIDGPCKGKQGPVEHIYRGVLFIYDRHHLEHAGFICVKSHSCVIVGGTRANGDRNGDSYSRFGSLKSPARVPPSPRRFPRGGPPFESGGRNRGGRGGHDALVGTTVKIRQGPFKGYRGRVVEIKGQSVRVELESQMKVILVDRTNISDNVVVSTPYRDSSRYGMGSETPMHPSRTPLHPYMTPMRDAGATPIHDGMRTPMRDRAWNPYAPMSPPRDNWEDGNPASWGTSPQYQPGSPPSRAYEAPTPGSGWASTPGGSYSEAGTPRDSSSAYANAPSPYLPSTPGGQPTTPSSAAYLPGTPGGQPMTPGTGGLDVMSPVIGGDNEGPWFMPDILVNVRKAADESSVGVIREVLPDGSCRVVLGANGNRETITALPNEIEIVVPRKSDKIKIMGGAHRGATGKLIGVDGTDGIVKVDDTLEVKILDMVILAKLAQP; encoded by the exons ATGCCTCGTCATAGGGACGAAGACTATGAGGAGCTCGATGTAGAAGATGAGGAGTACGATGACCAGGAGCAGCAGTTGATGGATgacgaagaagaagaggaagaagatagGGGAGGGTCCAGCAGGAAGAGGCGGAGATCAGATTTTATAGACGACGTTGCTGAAGAGGACGatgaggaggaagaagaagaggatGAGGATAATGAGTATGGTGGTGGTGGCAGGAGGCAGAAGGCAAAGAGGAGGTCAGGAACTCAGTTCTTTGACCTCGAGGCTGAGGTCGACAGCGATGATGACGAGGAAGACGAAGAGGATGCTGAGGACG ATTTTATAGTTGATACTGGAGCTGATCTACCTGATGAAGATGATAGCAGAAGGGTTCATCGTAGGCCATTGCTCCCTCGGGAGGATGACCAAGAAGATGTTGAAGCTCTTGAGAGAAGCATTCAAGCGAGGTATGCAAGGTCAAGTCACACAGAATATGATGAAGAAACTACAGATGTGGAGCAACAAGCTCTTCTGCCATCTGTTCGGGATCCAAAGTTATGGATGGTGAAATGTGCG ATTGGTCGTGAAAGAGAAACAGCTGTTTGTCTAATGCAAAAGTGTATTGATAAAGGATCTGAGTTGCAAATCAGGTCTGCTATTGCTCTTGATCATCTCAAAAACTATATTTATATTGAAGCAGACAAGGAAGCCCATGTGAGGGAG GCTTGTAAAGGTCTGCGCAATATATACGGCCAGAAAATAATGCTCGTCCCAATAAAAGAAATGACTGATGTTCTTTCAGTTGAAAGTAAAGCGATAGATCTTTCAAGGGATACCTGGGTCAGAATGAAGATTGGTACTTACAAAGGAGATCTTGCTAAA GTGGTAGACGTAGATAATGTGCGGCAGAGAGTTACAGTGAAGTTGATTCCAAGGATCGACTTGCAGGCTCTTGCAAATAAATTG GAGGGCAGAGAGGTTGTAAAAAAGAAGGCATTTGTCCCCCCGCCTCGTTTTATGAATGTTGATGAAGCTAG AGAACTGCACATTCGGGTAGAACGAAGAAGAGATCCCATGACTGGTGATTATTTTGAAAACATTGGTGGTATGTTGTTTAAAGATGGGTTCTTGTATAAAACTGTGTCGATGAAATCGATTAGTGCTATGAACATCAAGCCAACTTTTGATGAACTTGAGAAGTTCCGAACACCTGGAGAGAATGGAGATGGTGACATGGCCAGTTTGTCAACCTTATTTGCAAATAGAAAGAAGGGCCACTTTGTGAAGGGTGATGCAGTTATTGTTGTCAAGGGAGATTTGAAAAACCTTAAGGGATGGGTGGAGAAAGTTGATGAAGAAAATGTTCATATCAGACCAGAAATGAAGGACCTTCCA AGAACTATTGCAGTGAATGAAAAGGAGCTGTGCAAGTATTTTGAACCGGGTAATCATGTGAAGGTTGTCTCTGGTACACAGGAAGGTGCAACTGGCATGGTTGTTAAGGTGGAGCAGCATGTGCTGATCATTCTTTCTGATACAACTAAGGAACAT ATTCGTGTTTTCGCCGACGATGTTGTGGAAAGCTCTGAGGTTACTACTGGCGTGACCAAAATTGGAGAATATGAGCTCCATGATCTTGTGCTACTGGA TAATATGAGCTTTGGTGTAATTATACGTGTAGAAATTGAAGCCTTTCAG GTTCTTAAGGGGGTCCCAGAAAGACCTGAGGTTGCTCTTGTTAGATTGAGAGAGATCAAATGCAAGATTGAAAAGAAATTTAATGTGCAAGATCGGTACAAGAATACTATATCTGCTAAGGATGTTGTCAGAATCATTGATGGTCCTTGCAAA GGGAAACAAGGTCCTGTAGAGCACATATACAGAGGAGTCTTGTTTATCTATGATCGCCATCACCTGGAACATGCTGGATTTATCTGTGTTAAATCTCATTCTTGCGTCATTGTGGGAGGAACTCGAGCCAACGGTGATAGAAAT GGTGATTCCTATTCAAGATTTGGTAGTTTGAAATCTCCCGCTCGTGTACCCCCTTCACCAAGGAGATTTCCAAGAGGAGGTCCTCCATTTGAGT CTGGGGGAAGGAATAGGGGTGGAAGAGGAGGGCACGATGCTCTGGTTGGTACCACAGTAAAGATACGACAGGGTCCTTTCAAGGGCTATCGGGGGCGGGTTGTAGAAATCAAAGGCCAATCTGTTCGAGTTGAGTTGGAGTCCCAAATGAAAGTTATTTTAG TTGATCGCACTAATATTTCCGACAATGTAGTTGTATCAACCCCATACCG TGATTCATCTCGAtatggtatgggaagtgaaacTCCTATGCATCCTTCTCGGACTCCACTGCACCCATATATGACTCCAATGAGAGATGCTGGAG CAACGCCTATTCATGATGGCATGAGGACACCTATGCGTGACCGAGCATGGAATCCTTATGCACCAATGAGTCCTCCTAG GGATAATTGGGAAGATGGAAATCCTGCTTCTTGGGGAACTAGTCCACAGTATCAG CCAGGAAGCCCCCCTTCTCGGGCATATGAAGCTCCAACTCCTGGTTCAGGCTGGGCTAGCACTCCTGGTGGTAGTTATAGCGAAGCTGGAACGCCAAGGGATAGCAGTTCTGCCTATG CCAATGCTCCAAGCCCATACTTGCCTTCAACTCCTGGTGGGCAGCCTACGACTCCAAGCTCTGCAGCCTACCTTCCTGGCACTCCTGGGGGGCAGCCGATGACACCTGGAACTGGTGGTCTTGATGTCATGTCTCCTGTTATAG GAGGGGACAATGAAGGGCCATGGTTCATGCCAGACATATTGGTTAATGTACGCAAGGCTGCTGATGAATCTTCTGTTGGTGTTATAAGGGAGGTGCTTCCG GATGGTTCCTGTAGGGTAGTCCTTGGGGCAAATGGCAATAGGGAAACAATCACAGCACTTCCGAATGAAATCGAGATAGTGGTACCaaggaaatcagataagatcaagaTCATGGGTGGTGCACATCGTGGTGCCACTGGTAAGTTAATCGGTGTGGATGGGACTGATGGAATTGTAAAGGTGGATGACACGCTTGAAGTTAAGATATTAGACATGGTTATACTGGCAAAACTGGCACAACCATGA
- the LOC110673284 gene encoding alcohol dehydrogenase 1, translating to MSNTAGQVIRCKAAVAWEAGKPLVIEEVEVAPPQANEVRLKIIFTSLCHTDVYFWEAKGQAPLFPRIFGHEASGIVESVGPGVTDLQPGDHVLPVFTGECKECRHCKSEESNMCDLLRINTDRGHMLHDGQSRFSINGKPIYHFLGTSTFSEYTVVHIGCVAKINPAAPLDKVCVLSCGLSTGLGATLNVAKPKKGQSVAIFGLGAVGLAAAEGARISGASRIIGVDLNPNRFEEAKKFGVTEFVNPKDYDKPVQQVIAEMTDGGVDRSVECTGSIQAMVSAFECVHDGWGVAVLVGVPNKDDSFKTHPMNLLNERTLKGTFFGNYKPRSDLPSVVEMYMNKELEVEKFITHYVSFSEINKAFDYMLKGESLRCIIRMDG from the exons ATGTCTAACACCGCTGGACAAGTCATTCGATGCAAAG CTGCTGTGGCATGGGAGGCTGGGAAACCACTGGTCATTGAAGAAGTCGAGGTGGCACCGCCACAGGCTAATGAAGTTCGTTTGAAGATCATCTTCACCTCTTTATGCCACACTGATGTTTACTTCTGGGAAGCTAAG GGACAAGCACCATTATTTCCTCGCATTTTTGGCCATGAAGCTAGCGG AATTGTGGAGAGTGTTGGTCCTGGTGTGACTGATCTCCAACCAGGTGACCATGTTCTTCCTGTGTTCACTGGGGAGTGCAAGGAGTGCCGCCACTGTAAATCAGAAGAAAGCAACATGTGTGACCTCCTCAGAATCAATACTGATAGGGGTCATATGCTTCACGATGGCCAGTCGAGGTTCTCTATCAATGGGAAGCCCATTTACCACTTTCTCGGCACCTCCACATTTAGTGAATACACTGTTGTCCATATTGGCTGTGTTGCCAAGATCAACCCTGCCGCCCCTCTCGACAAAGTTTGTGTGCTCAGTTGTGGACTATCCACAG GTCTTGGTGCCACTTTGAATGTTGCAAAACCAAAAAAGGGTCAATCTGTTGCAATTTTTGGACTAGGTGCTGTTGGCCTTGCT GCGGCAGAAGGGGCAAGGATATCTGGAGCTTCGAGAATCATTGGTGTCGATTTGAATCCCAATCGATTTGAAGAAG CCAAGAAGTTTGGTGTTACTGAGTTTGTGAATCCAAAAGATTATGATAAGCCTGTACAACAG GTAATTGCTGAGATGACTGATGGAGGAGTTGATCGCAGTGTTGAATGCACTGGGAGTATCCAAGCCATGGTCTCAGCATTTGAATGTGTTCATGAT GGTTGGGGTGTTGCTGTACTTGTGGGCGTCCCAAACAAGGATGACTCATTCAAAACTCATCCTATGAACCTGTTGAATGAGAGAACTCTCAAGGGAACCTTCTTTGGCAATTACAAGCCCCGCAGTGATCTTCCTTCTGTTGTGGAAATGTACATGAATAAG GAGCTAGAAGTGGAGAAATTCATCACTCACTATGTTTCTTTCTCGGAGATTAACAAAGCTTTCGACTACATGCTGAAAGGAGAGTCTCTGAGGTGCATTATTCGCATGGATGGCTAG
- the LOC110673302 gene encoding serine/arginine-rich splicing factor SR34A isoform X2, with product MSGRFSRTIYVGNLPSDIREGEVEDLFYKYGRILDIELKIPPRPPCYCFVEFENARDAEDAIKGRDGYNFDGCRLRVELAHGGRGQSSSDRRGGYGGGGGGRHGISRHSEFRVIVRGLPSSASWQDLKDHMRKAGEVCFAEVSRDSDGAFGIVDYTNYEDMKYSIRKLDDSEFRNPWTRAYIRVKRYEGTPSRSHSSSRSRSKSPRRNRSKSLERSPSRSVSKSRSASPVKSSRARSRSISGSPNGK from the exons ATGAGTGGCCGCTTTTCTCGCACAATCTATGTTGGCAACTTGCCATCAGATATAAGAGAAGGGGAAGTTGAAGATCTGTTTTACAAG TATGGCCGTATACTAGATATTGAGTTGAAGATTCCACCTCGTCCTCCTTGTTATTGTTTTGTGGAG TTTGAGAATGCTCGGGATGCAGAAGATGCAATCAAGGGTCGAGATGGCTATAACTTTGATGGCTGTCGATTGAGG GTTGAGCTTGCCCATGGCGGTAGGGGGCAATCTTCAAGTGATCGTCGTGGTGGGTACGGTGGTGGAGGTGGGGGTCGACACGGCATCTCACGCCATTCTGAATTTCGAG TTATTGTTCGTGGACTCCCATCTTCTGCTTCCTGGCAAGATTTGAAG GATCATATGCGAAAAGCTGGCGAAGTGTGCTTTGCTGAAGTTTCTCGAGACAGTGATG GGGCTTTTGGTATTGTTGATTATACTAACTATGAAGACATGAAATACTCT ATTCGGAAGCTGGATGACAGTGAGTTTAGAAATCCTTGGACTAGAGCTTATATTCGG GTGAAGAGGTATGAGGGTACTCCATCAAGGAGCCATAGTAGTAGCCGCAGCAGAAGCAAGAGTCCAAGAAGGAACCGAAG TAAATCATTGGAACGATCTCCTTCAAGATCAGTGTCAAAGTCTAGATCAGCATCACCTGTTAAATCATCCAG GGCAAGGTCAAGGTCAATTTCAGGATCTCCCAATGGTAAATGA
- the LOC110673302 gene encoding serine/arginine-rich splicing factor SR34A isoform X1, translating into MSGRFSRTIYVGNLPSDIREGEVEDLFYKYGRILDIELKIPPRPPCYCFVEFENARDAEDAIKGRDGYNFDGCRLRVELAHGGRGQSSSDRRGGYGGGGGGRHGISRHSEFRVIVRGLPSSASWQDLKDHMRKAGEVCFAEVSRDSDGAFGIVDYTNYEDMKYSIRKLDDSEFRNPWTRAYIRVKRYEGTPSRSHSSSRSRSKSPRRNRSKSLERSPSRSVSKSRSASPVKSSSLGICRARSRSISGSPNGK; encoded by the exons ATGAGTGGCCGCTTTTCTCGCACAATCTATGTTGGCAACTTGCCATCAGATATAAGAGAAGGGGAAGTTGAAGATCTGTTTTACAAG TATGGCCGTATACTAGATATTGAGTTGAAGATTCCACCTCGTCCTCCTTGTTATTGTTTTGTGGAG TTTGAGAATGCTCGGGATGCAGAAGATGCAATCAAGGGTCGAGATGGCTATAACTTTGATGGCTGTCGATTGAGG GTTGAGCTTGCCCATGGCGGTAGGGGGCAATCTTCAAGTGATCGTCGTGGTGGGTACGGTGGTGGAGGTGGGGGTCGACACGGCATCTCACGCCATTCTGAATTTCGAG TTATTGTTCGTGGACTCCCATCTTCTGCTTCCTGGCAAGATTTGAAG GATCATATGCGAAAAGCTGGCGAAGTGTGCTTTGCTGAAGTTTCTCGAGACAGTGATG GGGCTTTTGGTATTGTTGATTATACTAACTATGAAGACATGAAATACTCT ATTCGGAAGCTGGATGACAGTGAGTTTAGAAATCCTTGGACTAGAGCTTATATTCGG GTGAAGAGGTATGAGGGTACTCCATCAAGGAGCCATAGTAGTAGCCGCAGCAGAAGCAAGAGTCCAAGAAGGAACCGAAG TAAATCATTGGAACGATCTCCTTCAAGATCAGTGTCAAAGTCTAGATCAGCATCACCTGTTAAATCATCCAG TCTTGGAATATGCAGGGCAAGGTCAAGGTCAATTTCAGGATCTCCCAATGGTAAATGA
- the LOC110673302 gene encoding serine/arginine-rich splicing factor SR34A isoform X3 has protein sequence MSGRFSRTIYVGNLPSDIREGEVEDLFYKYGRILDIELKIPPRPPCYCFVEFENARDAEDAIKGRDGYNFDGCRLRVELAHGGRGQSSSDRRGGYGGGGGGRHGISRHSEFRVIVRGLPSSASWQDLKDHMRKAGEVCFAEVSRDSDGAFGIVDYTNYEDMKYSIRKLDDSEFRNPWTRAYIRVKRYEGTPSRSHSSSRSRSKSPRRNRRARSRSISGSPNGK, from the exons ATGAGTGGCCGCTTTTCTCGCACAATCTATGTTGGCAACTTGCCATCAGATATAAGAGAAGGGGAAGTTGAAGATCTGTTTTACAAG TATGGCCGTATACTAGATATTGAGTTGAAGATTCCACCTCGTCCTCCTTGTTATTGTTTTGTGGAG TTTGAGAATGCTCGGGATGCAGAAGATGCAATCAAGGGTCGAGATGGCTATAACTTTGATGGCTGTCGATTGAGG GTTGAGCTTGCCCATGGCGGTAGGGGGCAATCTTCAAGTGATCGTCGTGGTGGGTACGGTGGTGGAGGTGGGGGTCGACACGGCATCTCACGCCATTCTGAATTTCGAG TTATTGTTCGTGGACTCCCATCTTCTGCTTCCTGGCAAGATTTGAAG GATCATATGCGAAAAGCTGGCGAAGTGTGCTTTGCTGAAGTTTCTCGAGACAGTGATG GGGCTTTTGGTATTGTTGATTATACTAACTATGAAGACATGAAATACTCT ATTCGGAAGCTGGATGACAGTGAGTTTAGAAATCCTTGGACTAGAGCTTATATTCGG GTGAAGAGGTATGAGGGTACTCCATCAAGGAGCCATAGTAGTAGCCGCAGCAGAAGCAAGAGTCCAAGAAGGAACCGAAG GGCAAGGTCAAGGTCAATTTCAGGATCTCCCAATGGTAAATGA
- the LOC110673302 gene encoding serine/arginine-rich splicing factor SR34A isoform X4, which translates to MSGRFSRTIYVGNLPSDIREGEVEDLFYKYGRILDIELKIPPRPPCYCFVEFENARDAEDAIKGRDGYNFDGCRLRVELAHGGRGQSSSDRRGGYGGGGGGRHGISRHSEFRVIVRGLPSSASWQDLKDHMRKAGEVCFAEVSRDSDGAFGIVDYTNYEDMKYSIRKLDDSEFRNPWTRAYIRVKRYEGTPSRSHSSSRSRSKSPRRNRRYGLKGLNNLQFQ; encoded by the exons ATGAGTGGCCGCTTTTCTCGCACAATCTATGTTGGCAACTTGCCATCAGATATAAGAGAAGGGGAAGTTGAAGATCTGTTTTACAAG TATGGCCGTATACTAGATATTGAGTTGAAGATTCCACCTCGTCCTCCTTGTTATTGTTTTGTGGAG TTTGAGAATGCTCGGGATGCAGAAGATGCAATCAAGGGTCGAGATGGCTATAACTTTGATGGCTGTCGATTGAGG GTTGAGCTTGCCCATGGCGGTAGGGGGCAATCTTCAAGTGATCGTCGTGGTGGGTACGGTGGTGGAGGTGGGGGTCGACACGGCATCTCACGCCATTCTGAATTTCGAG TTATTGTTCGTGGACTCCCATCTTCTGCTTCCTGGCAAGATTTGAAG GATCATATGCGAAAAGCTGGCGAAGTGTGCTTTGCTGAAGTTTCTCGAGACAGTGATG GGGCTTTTGGTATTGTTGATTATACTAACTATGAAGACATGAAATACTCT ATTCGGAAGCTGGATGACAGTGAGTTTAGAAATCCTTGGACTAGAGCTTATATTCGG GTGAAGAGGTATGAGGGTACTCCATCAAGGAGCCATAGTAGTAGCCGCAGCAGAAGCAAGAGTCCAAGAAGGAACCGAAG GTATGGTCTGAAGGGGCTGAATAATTTACAATTCCAGTGA